A region of the Pseudomonadota bacterium genome:
ACCCGGTGACCAAGACGATGGAGATCACCGGCATAGGGCCGGTGGTGCTGACCGACACCGCGGGGATCGACGACGAAGGCGATCTGGGCAAAAAGCGCGTGGCGCGCTCGTTCAGGGCGATCGACACCGTCGACCTGGGGATCATAGCGGTCTCGCACAATGCGTTCGGCGAGCACGAGAGACGGGTCGCGGACAGCCTCAGGCACAGGCAGATCCCCTTCTTCGTGGTGCACAACAAGTCGGACCTGGAGCCGCTGGACGACGAGACAAAGGCCGATATCGAGGCAGAGACCCGCACCGATGTGATCCCCTTCAACTCCAGGGCGCCCGACAACCTCGAGGACGTGGTCGATCTGATAAAGAAACACCTGCCGCCGACCTCCTACCAGAAACACTCTATACTCGGCGACATGGTGAGCCCCGGCGACCTCGTGGTCCTGGTGACCCCGGTCGACATCGAGACGCCGGAGGGTCGGATAATCCTGCCGCAGGTCCAGACCATACGCGACCTCCTGGACAACAACTGCATCTCGGTGGTCCTCAGGGAGACCGAACTCGAGGCGTACATCAGCTCGTGCACGCCCAGGCCGAGGCTGGTCGTCACCGACAGCCAGGCGCTGGCCAAGGTGGACGCCGAGGTCCCCCGGGAGATCCCGATCACGAGCTTCAGCATCCTCTACACGAGGCTCAAGGGCGATTTCGCGCGAGCGGCGGAGGGGACGCCGGCCATCTCCCGGCTCAGAGATGGCGACCGGGTCATGATACTCGAGTCGTGCACGCACCACGTGGCAGGCGACGACATCGGCCGCGTGAAGCTGCCCAGGTGGATCAAGCGCTTCACGGGGAAAGATCTCGAATTCGACGTGGTGGCGGGGCTCGATGCGCCCCCCAGGCCGATGCGCGACTACAGCCTGGTGATCCAGTGCGGCGGCTGCATGCTCACCCGCAGGCAGGTGCTCCTCCGTCTGGCCCCGGCCATAGACGCCGGCGTGCCGGTGACCAACTACGGCATGGCGATCGCGTGGTGCACGGGCACCTTCGAGAGGGCGACAGCCCCCTTCTCCGGCCTTGCATAGGACCCGGCGCCGGGTTATTATTGAAATCCTATGGGGGATACCAGACTTCTAGCAAGATATCACCGCCTGATAATTCCTTTCATAGGCGTCTTCCTGGTCGCGATCCTGTTCGACATCGTAACCACCCTCATCGGGCTCGTGACGCCGCTATTCACGCGCATCCTCTTCGACTACGCCTATCCGCTGCGAGACCTCAAGCTCCTCAACCTGACGATATTCTCCATCATAGGGCTCTACTTCCTCACCTTCTTCATCAACGTGATGGGCGACTATCTCTCGACCTATATAGGCCAGGAGGCCGACGCCAGGCTCACCGAGCGCGTCTTCCACAAGATCCAGTGCCTGCCCATAAGCTTCCACCAGAAGAAGAAGATAGGCGATTTGCTCATCCGCATCACCGACGACGTGGACACCACGGTCGGCATGGTCTTCAACACCCTTCCCACCTTTATAATTGACGGCGGCAGGTTCTTTATCATCCTCGCAATCGCTCTCTCGATCAACGTCAAGCTCACCATGCTCGCCCTGCTCTCGGTGCCCCTCTATGTGATCGAGGCCACCTATTTCGCCGGA
Encoded here:
- the hydF gene encoding [FeFe] hydrogenase H-cluster maturation GTPase HydF, with translation MLKGQKPHIGIFGRRNIGKSSIINSLTGQEISIVSPHPGTTTDPVTKTMEITGIGPVVLTDTAGIDDEGDLGKKRVARSFRAIDTVDLGIIAVSHNAFGEHERRVADSLRHRQIPFFVVHNKSDLEPLDDETKADIEAETRTDVIPFNSRAPDNLEDVVDLIKKHLPPTSYQKHSILGDMVSPGDLVVLVTPVDIETPEGRIILPQVQTIRDLLDNNCISVVLRETELEAYISSCTPRPRLVVTDSQALAKVDAEVPREIPITSFSILYTRLKGDFARAAEGTPAISRLRDGDRVMILESCTHHVAGDDIGRVKLPRWIKRFTGKDLEFDVVAGLDAPPRPMRDYSLVIQCGGCMLTRRQVLLRLAPAIDAGVPVTNYGMAIAWCTGTFERATAPFSGLA